The Suricata suricatta isolate VVHF042 chromosome 13, meerkat_22Aug2017_6uvM2_HiC, whole genome shotgun sequence nucleotide sequence AAGAATGTCTTCAGTGGTGTTTCAGGTCTCAGAGTCTTGCCCCTCTACGGCACAGCTAACCATGCgtctttttcaaattttccagAAATCTGATCTGACCACCCCCTGCTTTAAGTCTTCACTGGCTCCCCATTGgtcctccatttattttttgaatttatttatttaaattcaagttcatcaacttacagtgtagtattggttctAGGAGTAGAactcatcccaacatgtgccctccttaatgcccatcacccatttagcccatccccctaccctgGGCTCcggcaacccttagtttgttcacTGTGTTTGAGTCTATTACAGTTTGCCTCACTCTGTTTTCATCttagttctcttttccttcccctgtgttcatctgttgtttcttagactccacatttgagtgaaatcatgtgcctttctctgactgacttatttggcttagcatacTGTCCTCCATTTAACCCAAGCTCTTACTCCTAGCATTTGAGGCCCAATCTAGTTGGTTCCGTGATCTCTCTAGCCCCATCTATTTTTCCAAACGCTTAACTATTACAAGTTCCCATCatgccctcccaccccacccgAAGCCTTTGCTCAGGCTGTGCTCTCTGCTTGgggtgccctcccctccctcctcctaccTACTTGACAAATACCCACATACCTGTTCGCAGTCGACTTAGCATTGCTTCTCTGGAGAAGCTGCTActccctccctctggcaaccactccTCCCTCTTGCACCTTTGTTGTCCCAGTAGATTTCCACCTGCAAACCCCTCTGTGTCCATCCTGTCATCTTCCCACCTAGACTGGACACTGCCGTAGCCAGGGTTCAGTCATCTGTCCCTGGCAGGCTGCACTGGGCGGGACCTGCCACAGACCCCAATAAATGTTGAGTAAAGGGACCAAAGTACTGTTGGGGCCCTTACACTCTTTAAGACCTGGTGAACTGAAATTGAGTGAACTTGAGAGAAAAGACACCTATTTCAAGAGCCGTTGACAAGAGTTGTTGGGCAAATCATTTAAATACTGCGCCTTCACTTCCTCAGTTCTGCCCTACCCCAGGATTCTGGGTAGGAACGTATGTGAGGTACCTGGGTACAGCGCCTGGCTTAACTGTAGGGGCTCAAGTATTTACCACCCTCCAAGtcaggaagcagaggagaaaaaggTGTTCAGTCGATGGACAGGGCATTAGGAGCAGGGATGTAAGGGGTGGGACACAAAAGCCTAAGACCCCAGTGTGCTTGGGTTTCTAAAACTGCTGGCTGTAGTGGCCTGTTCTGTCTTGGACCCAAGCTAAGTtaggtggatggatggtggtgggGGCCAAGGCCAACCCCTCCCGGAGCCACCAGAATGGACCAGCCCTCAGTGACATCACAATCCTGGGGGGTTGCCAAGGCACTGCTGGAGGCGGACCCTCTCACTTCTCCCCATGGAGCTCTAGGATGTGGATGTGAGAAGGGTGAGCGAAGAAGGAAGATGGCGACGAGGAGCAGCCCTAACCCCGTGCCCATGGGCACGGCTCAGGGTGACCTTGGAGAGGCAGGAACACTGCCGGGTCCTGATGCTGGCATCCAGGAGACCGGGTCAGCTGCTCAGCTGAAGATGAAGCCCAAGCAGGTGCGCAAACTCAAGGCACTCATCATTGACCTGGGCTCCCAGTACTGTAAGTGTGGCTATGCAGGGGAGCCGAGACCCACCTACTTCATCTCCTCCACGGTGGGCAAGTGCTACTCCGAGGCCGCCGATGCTGGCGACACCCGCAAGGAGACCTATGTGGGCCACGAGCTGCTCAACACCGAGGCGCCCCTGAAGCTGATGAACCCGCTGAAGTACGGCATCGTGGTGGACTGGGACTGCGTACAGAGCATCTGGGAGTACGTCTTCCACACGGCCATGAAGATCCTGCCCGAGGAGCACGCCGTGCTGGTCTCTGACCCCCCGCTCAGCCCCAGCAGCAACCGGGAGAAGTACGCAGAGCTCCTGTTCGAGACCTTCGGCATCCCTGCCATGCATGTGACGTCCCAGTCACTGCTGTCCATCTACTCCTACGGCAAGACCTCGGGCCTGGTGGTGGAGAGCGGGCACGGCGTCTCGCACGTGGTGCCCATCTCGGAGGGCGACGTGCTGCCGGGCCTGACGGGACGTGCCGACTATGCTGGGAGCGACCTCACCAACTACCTGCTGCAGCTGCTTAACGAGGCCGGCCACAAGTTCACGGACGACCACCTGCACATCATCGAGCACATCAAGAAGAAGTGCTGCTACTCTGCACTCCTGCCTGAGCAGGAGCTCGGCCTGGGCCTCGAGGAGGTGCGTGTGGACTATGAGCTCCCCGACGGCCAGCTCATCACCATCGGCCGGGAGCGCTTCCAGTGCGCCGAGATGCTCTTCAAGCCCAGCCTGGTGGGCAgcacccagcccagcctccccgCACTCACCGCCGCCTGCCTGGACCGCTGCCAGGAGGCGGGTTTCAAGGAGGAGATGGCCGCCAGCGTGCTGCTGTGTGGTGGCTGCACCATGCTGGATGGCTTCCCCGAGCGCTTCCAGAGGGAGCTGAGCCTCCTCTGCCCCGGGGCCAGCCCTGCAGTGGCCGCCGCTCCTGAGAGGAAGACCTCCGTGTGGACCGGCGGCTCCATCCTGGCCTCCCTACAGGCCTTCCAGCAGCTGTGGGTCAGCAAGGAAGAGTTTGAGGAGCGGGGCAGTGCAGCCATCTACAGCAAGTGCTGAGTGGCAGTGCCCGGATGGGCGAGGCCTGGTGGGCAGGTGGCCTCTGGCCACTCTATACACATTTACAGAATTTCACATAAAAACTTTAACATGCACTGGTTCTTTTCTGCTCTGGATTTCTTGCTCTAGTCTGACGGCAGGTGGTGGGGATTTGGGCTTAGAAATCTCAGCACCTTCTGCTCTGCTGAGTCAGGAGCAGCAGATGGGCAGTGGGGCAGGGAGCTGTGCCTCACTCACTGACCCATCCCCCTGAACCCCGATCATGAAGGTGATGTCATCTCAGAGCCCAGTGTCTTCTCCTAGCTCCTCGGAGCTCAAAACCCAGCTCAACAGTCATATTGCTTGTTCACCTATGGGCCCAAAGGCAAACAAAGGCTCATATTAAGGGGATAGCTTGGGACCCATAGTCAGGTGGGGGTGGTAAGCttagccaggtgtccctctagcCCTGATGGTCACACATCTTCCCCCTGCTGCGCACGGCTTCATCCTTGCTTGGTCTACCCAGGCTCGCTCTCTAACCTCCCCCCAGAGCCTACCCTTTTCAAGGGTATAGCCCATGGGTGTGCATCTTCTAATTGTGAGGGGCCATTCTGCCTCTCAGGGGCCCTCCCCCTACCAACCCCAGCCCAAACTGCAGCTATTTTTGCACTCACAGAGCAAAGCCACTGAATCCAGAAAAACCAGAAAGCCCTTTAGAaatcatgggattctctccctgctgTAGACATGGGGAAACAGGACCAGGAGGGAGGTGTCTGTGTCAAGGGCTTAGCCCAAGTCTTCTGACCTAGGTTATGATTGTTTCCAGAAAGGCAAACATGGTTACTTTAGGGTATGTCTACCACAGACGAGGTGGCTTGCCAACAAGAGAAGTTTAACTCTGGAGGCtccaagtccaagatcagggtgccagcatggctGTGTTCTGGAGAAAGCCCTCTTCGGGGTTGCAGACTGCTCACATCTTGCTGTATTCTCACGTGGTGGAAGGAATTACGGAACTCTCTGAGGccttttataaaggcactaacCCCATTCATGATGGGACCTagtcacttcccaaaggccccacctcatACCATTACCTTGGACATTAGGTTTCCAACATGAATTGGCCGAGGCTGGTGGTGGGAAGGAGTCTCGAGCAATGGTTCTTCATGGTTAGCAACCATTAAGCACTTAGCAAGCACCTACTGTGGATGGGGCCCAGAGCTGGAGACAGAATGACCAGAATGGGGCCCTTCCCCTGGGATCACACACAGCTAGGGGGGGATTTGGTGGTCACCCATGTCGGTAGGGAGATAGGCCTGAGCTCAGTGTTTCCGGGGTGGGAAGGTGGAGGCGCGGTGTGTTGGAAAGCTGAATGGAGAAGTGCCAGGTGCGGTGGCCACTTGGTGGTTTCGAGACTGAGGGTGAGTGTTGTGAGATTTCAGTTGAGGGATGAATGTCCACCTACAAGAGGGtggctccttcctctttccccagccGCCTTCTGCTGTCA carries:
- the ACTL7B gene encoding actin-like protein 7B — translated: MATRSSPNPVPMGTAQGDLGEAGTLPGPDAGIQETGSAAQLKMKPKQVRKLKALIIDLGSQYCKCGYAGEPRPTYFISSTVGKCYSEAADAGDTRKETYVGHELLNTEAPLKLMNPLKYGIVVDWDCVQSIWEYVFHTAMKILPEEHAVLVSDPPLSPSSNREKYAELLFETFGIPAMHVTSQSLLSIYSYGKTSGLVVESGHGVSHVVPISEGDVLPGLTGRADYAGSDLTNYLLQLLNEAGHKFTDDHLHIIEHIKKKCCYSALLPEQELGLGLEEVRVDYELPDGQLITIGRERFQCAEMLFKPSLVGSTQPSLPALTAACLDRCQEAGFKEEMAASVLLCGGCTMLDGFPERFQRELSLLCPGASPAVAAAPERKTSVWTGGSILASLQAFQQLWVSKEEFEERGSAAIYSKC